Proteins encoded within one genomic window of Anopheles gambiae chromosome 3, idAnoGambNW_F1_1, whole genome shotgun sequence:
- the LOC1278214 gene encoding facilitated trehalose transporter Tret1, which produces MIIATMTGARRTSSQPHCPDRLSTVYRYRPVQVKWQSLRHRIKQKSSIIFNVCPLLGNCRNRRWPFPLQHATSVTLFTIWTWWNVHTPAFMRIDLRLSNNAINSICSLTRGRKFAQKMITIEKMLKHCMVHSNSQGAPRCKAIRFKATKPSGSDERATTMASTRGVRNQIFATGVKSREAKLGIFIGVFLMFINQFCGIFAILTYAATIFAGVGSTLSPNTSAIIMGTIQIIGTLSSFVFVDLAGRKVLLIISTFGTGLGLFVLAVFNWLTVNMLTHWIQDYSWFPIVSLSATVYLFSIGLCSIPFFVLPELLPLKICNAGNTLSMVSITIFAFISLKIFPIMVEVINIYGVLGLYAGISFAGVAVITFIVPETKGKNLISPQSV; this is translated from the exons ATGATCATCGCGACAATGACTGGAGCTCGCAGAACCTCATCTCAGCCACACTGTCCAGACAGATTAAGCACCGTATACCGGTATCGGCCAGTTCAAGTTAAGTGGCAGAGTCTACGTCACaggataaaacaaaaatcgtcCATTATCTTTAATGTCTGCCCACTGCTAGGCAACTGCAGAAACAGGCGGTGGCCATTCCCACTGCAACACGCGACTAGTGTGACATTGTTTACTATTTGGACGTGGTGGAACGTCCACACGCCAGCCTTTATGCGGATTGATTTACGCTTATCAAACAATGCCATCAACAGCATCTGTTCTCTCACCAGGGGTAGAAAATTCGCCCAGAAGATGATCACTATAGAAAAGATGTTAAAGCACTGTATGGTACATTCGAATTCCCAAGGTGCTCCCAGATGTAAGGCCATTCGCTTCAAGGCAACGAAACCATCAGGATCGGACGAACGCGCAACGACGATGGCTTCTACCAGAGGTGTTAGAAATCAAATCTTCGCTACCGGTGTTA AGTCTCGCGAAGCAAAGCTGGGCATCTTTATCGGTGTATTTCTAATGTTCATCAATCAATTCTGTGGTATATTTGCGATCCTCACATATGCTGCCACGATCTTTGCGGGCGTCGGCTCCACACTGAGTCCCAATACATCCGCCATCATCATGGGTACGATCCAAATTATTGGAACGCTCTCGTCGTTCGTGTTTGTTGATCTGGCCGGCCGGAAAGTCTTGCTGATCATTTCCACCTTCGGTACAGGGCTAGGGCTTTTCGTACTGGCAGTGTTTAACTGGCTCACTGTGAATATGTTGACTCACTGGATACAGGATTACAGCTGGTTCCCCATCGTGAGCCTTTCCGCCACGGTGTATCTCTTTTCCATTGGATTGTGTAGCATTCCTTTCTTCGTGTTACCAGAATTATTACCCCTAAAG ATATGCAATGCCGGAAACACATTAAGCATGGTTTCGATCACAATATTTGCGTTCATCAGTCTTAAG ATATTTCCCATCATGGTAGAGGTCATAAACATCTACGGTGTACTAGGGCTATACGCAGGGATATCTTTCGCTGGCGTGGCTGTAATTACATTCATTGTTCCGGAGACGAAGGGAAAAAATCTCATATCACCTCAAAGCGTGTGA